Proteins co-encoded in one Podospora pseudoanserina strain CBS 124.78 chromosome 7 map unlocalized CBS124.78p_7, whole genome shotgun sequence genomic window:
- a CDS encoding uncharacterized protein (EggNog:ENOG503P89Z), with protein sequence MVYCGKASQGCQNCRTRRIKCDKVRPQCAQCIRVGKPCPGYRDQLSLMFRDESSKVIKRAHQQWGVPDTSEQGEGSGSSPTPSTSSSSSATSPTSTSTASPISIRRRLAASQSPQSASSAITFKREAPELGYRVPTEISINAVDRAIQFYIEHYVIGLPDEPKVGQELQGRPWVHSAVTREIMAAVGLASLSNINGDKKLSTLSKQHYGRALHNISSSIMARHVPELDLDVILRAVVMMAMYEVVRGRDEKPAPGARTHIMGGAAILTSFLPFHQSQSEGLRGLLQLCFSMIASTQGAFQYTSPEPNNMIPSRPEPQTGEGGLPPPFQQWLSMGANMATPKEIPSTELILPVVEFVKLSGYVRSQHFIDGQQATTDMIGTALALDAQFGAWEDRQDGPWTVIEEQVSDNFFPPDAVFEGRYHIYTDMYFARIWNHYRWARIMLSQLLIESVQRFPSSSSSLISDKKIQQIQDCLVRLVRDTLISIPTHYRHPNLQPEHLEHFDQTQGGAVIGIAGIPTLLFEIKVAGVAPGIPRHYRTWAMGILETIWAKMGMYQSKVLSGMLAMTIEPEGSPERGSPVWIKEEGYP encoded by the exons ATGGTTTACTGTGGAAAGGCATCACAGGGCTGCCAGAACTGTCGAACGAGACGCATCAAG TGCGACAAAGTCCGCCCTCAGTGTGCGCAATGCATCCGGGTGGGTAAGCCGTGTCCCGGGTACCGAGACCAGCTCTCGTTGATGTTCCGGGATGAGAGCAGCAAAGTCATAAAAAGAGCACACCAGCAGTGGGGTGTGCCGGATACATCCGAACAGGGAGAAGGATCAGGATCTTCgccaacgccatcaacatcttcatcttcctcggccaCCTCGCCAACGTCGACATCAACAGCATCTCCAATTAGTATACGACGTCGGCTGGCAGCCTCCCAATCACCACAATCGGCATCATCGGCGATCACCTTCAAACGAGAAGCCCCCGAACTGGGGTACAGAGTGCCCACGGAGATATCCATCAATGCCGTCGACAGGGCTATTCAGTTTTACATTGAGCATTATGTGATTGGACTTCCAGATGAGCCAAAGGTCGGGCAGGAGCTTCAAGGAAGGCCATGGGTCCACTCAGCAGTAACGCGAGAAATCATGGCAGCCGTTGGGCTGGCCAGCTTGTCCAACATCAACGGCGACAAGAAACTGAGTACGTTATCGAAACAACACTATGGACGTGCGTTGCACAATATTTCGTCCTCCATCATGGCCAGGCATGTTCCGGAGCTTGACCTCGATGTCATCCTCCGAGCTGTAGTCATGATGGCCATGTACGAG GTTGTTCGCGGAAGAGACGAGAAGCCAGCCCCTGGAGCGCGAACTCATATCATGGGCGGTGCTGCCATTCTAACAAGCTTTTTGCCCTTTCACCAATCGCAATCTGAAGGTCTCCGCGGGCTCCTCCAGCTGTGCTTTTCCATGATAGCGTCGACCCAGGGCGCCTTCCAGTACACGTCACCAGAACCAAACAACATGATCCCCTCCCGACCAGAGCCACAAACCGGCGAAGGAGGCCTACCCCCACCATTCCAACAATGGCTTTCTATGGGCGCCAACATGGCCACGCCAAAGGAGATACCATCGACCGAACTTATCCTCCCTGTGGTAGAGTTCGTCAAGCTATCAGGCTATGTACGAAGCCAACACTTTATCGACGGACAGCAAGCCACCACCGACATGATCGGCACAGCTCTTGCTCTAGACGCGCAGTTTGGCGCCTGGGAGGATCGCCAGGACGGACCATGGACCGTCATCGAAGAGCAAGTCAGCGACAACTTCTTCCCACCAGATGCGGTCTTTGAGGGCCGTTATCACATCTACACCGACATGTACTTTGCCCGGATATGGAATCATTACCGCTGGGCGAGAATTATGCTCAGCCAGCTCCTCATCGAAAGCGTCCAGCGCTTCCCGAGCAGCAGCTCGTCTCTTATATCCGACAAGAAAATACAGCAAATACAAGACTGCCTTGTCCGTCTTGTGAGGGACACActcatctccatcccaaCACACTACCGGCATCCAAACCTCCAACCTGAACACCTCGAACACTTTGACCAAACGCAAGGCGGCGCAGTGATTGGTATTGCAGGAATACCGACGTTATTATTCGAGATCAAAGTCGCGGGAGTGGCGCCGGGGATACCGAGGCATTACCGAACGTGGGCAATGGGGATACTGGAGACGATATGGGCCAAGATGGGGATGTACCAGTCGAAGGTGTTGTCGGGTATGCTGGCCATGACTATTGAGCCGGAGGGGTCACCAGAAAGGGGGTCACCTGTTTggatcaaggaggagggatatCCATGA
- a CDS encoding uncharacterized protein (EggNog:ENOG503NXYT; COG:A) yields the protein MSTNGNANHHEQYAATGPTTTESTPQIENSQSDLPKDEIGWYFVEQYYTTLSKNPNKLHLFYGKKSQFVAGAEAEVTTVCVNRPNIQERIKQLDFEDSKVRISNVDSQGSAENILIQVIGEISSKGAEPRKFVQSFVLAKQPSGYFVLNDILRYIVDEPVEETEAAAEAPVEAPAATEAAPAVEAEAEPAAEPEVPVEEPPKDPAPTPAAPATAAPVAAPAPAEPPKPQQPPKPMTWASRLAASAAAAAPKPVIPKVATPPAAAQARAPVPAQAPTTAPQSTEAAPAAPKDQGSEWQTAETKRQSRAQPAAAATQTEKEGTLAYIKFVTDKVKEADLKATLEAFGEVVYFDINRTKNCAFVEFKTPAGYNAAAAANPHTVNGENIVVEPRRPKSNAYGGAGYPARGGATGGRGSRGGYESQRSGSQGGGRGGFTGQGRGGRGGAPRGRGASQANA from the exons ATGTCGACAAACGGTAATGCTAATCACCACGAGCAATACGCTGCTACCGgtccaaccaccacagagTCGACTCCCCAGATCGAGAACTCGCAGAGCGACCTCCCCAAGGATGAGATCGGCTGGTACTTTGTTGAGCAATACTACACAACCCTGAGCAAGAACCCCAACAAGCTTCAC CTTTTCTACGGCAAGAAGTCTCAGTTCGTCGCCGGTGCCGAGGCTGAGGTCACCACTGTCTGCGTCAACAGACCT AACATCCAAGAGCGCATCAAGCAGTTGGATTTTGAGGATTCCAAGGTCCGCATCTCCAACGTCGACTCCCAAGGGTCTGCCGagaacatcctcatccaggTCATTGGTGAGATCTCCAGCAAGGGTGCCGAGCCCCGCAAGTTCGTCCAGTCCTTCGTCCTTGCCAAGCAGCCCTCGGGTTACTTTGTCCTCAACGACATCCTGAGATATATCGTCGATGAGCCAGTTGAGGAGACTGAGGCCGCCGCTGAGGCTCCAGTAGAGGCCCCTGCTGCCACCGAGGCTGCCCCAgccgtcgaggccgaggccgagccCGCCGCCGAGCCTGAGGTTCCTGTCGAGGAGCCT CCTAAGGATCCCGCGCCGACCCCCGCGGCTCCTGCCACCGCTGCTCCTGTTGCCGCTCCCGCGCCTGCGGAGCCCCCCAAGCCCCAGCAGCCCCCCAAGCCCATGACCTGGGCTAGTCGCCtggctgcttctgctgctgccgcggcTCCCAAGCCTGTCATTCCCAAGGTTGCgactcctcctgctgctgctcaggcGCGTGCTCCTGTTCCTGCTCAGGCCCCTACTACCGCTCCTCAGTCCACAGAGGCCGCCCCTGCCGCCCCCAAGGATCAGGGTAGCGAGTGGCAGACCGCTGAGACCAAGCGTCAGAGCCGCGCTCagcctgccgctgccgctacTCAgaccgagaaggagggaacCCTTGCCTATATCAAATTTGTTACTGATaaggtgaaggaggccgaTCTCAAGGCCACCCTGGAGGCTTTCGGTGAGGTCGTGTACTTCGACATCAACCGTACCAAG AACTGTGCCTTCGTCGAGTTCAAGACCCCGGCCGGTTACAatgctgccgccgctgccaacCCCCACACCGTGAACGGCGAGAACATCGTCGTTGAGCCCCGTCGTCCCAAGTCGAACGCTTATGGCGGTGCCGGCTACCCCGCTCGTGGTGGTGCCACCGGTGGCCGTGGTAGCCGCGGCGGGTACGAGTCTCAGCGCAGCGGCAGCCAAGGcggcggccgtggtggctTCACTGGACAGGGCCGTGGTGGTCGCGGCGGTGCCCCTCGCGGACGCGGCGCTTCCCAGGCCAACGCCTAG
- a CDS encoding uncharacterized protein (EggNog:ENOG503NVTI; COG:S): protein MEQRPGDAFSQHSGDASDAPPSGGMGRPRRMSMEEDMFYREVMTSRPKNPPSYETAMQAAVAAERRAMAMAAVEDQEERLPQYSSELDIEGVFMRKMEMEDTIKRAEYRDWRMVYVELRGTALNVYSVKKERGWWSSKPDAPNIAPDNPPWVKKHALERSYSLLYADAGIAADYKKKRYVIRLRVETDQFLLSCFELSTFVTWLDRFYAAFNVAAPIDERDFPRDYSIPRIQRIRFLRGQRPPPQDHLGRQPDHRRPDESDEDDSEGEGEGGEPPDHRGGGGRGPRPAEYPIMARLSISSYANENVDPETGKWLPEHGWTIAHDQLYARLCYAVLLFKSPRKSNYIVSRGKRWWVDWDSGKMVRVLPPAYGEIDVMGPWQVIMAENRRI, encoded by the exons ATGGAGCAAAGGCCTGGCGATGCCTTCTCCCAGCACAGCGGCGACGCGAGCGACGCGCCCCCATCAGGGGGGATGGGGCGCCCGCGCCGCATGTccatggaggaggatatgTTCTACCGGGAAGTCATGACGTCGCGGCCAAAGAACCCGCCGAGCTATGAGACAGCCATGCAGGCTGCTGTGGCGGCtgagaggagggcgatggcgatggctgcTGTCGAGGACCAGGAAGAGAGGCTGCCCCAGTACTCATCCGAGTTGGATATCGAGGGCGTGTTTATGCgcaagatggagatggaggacaCGATCAAGCGGGCCGAGTATCGAGACTGGAGGATGGTTTATGTCGAGCTTCGGGGAACGGCACTCAACGTCTACTCGGTCAAGAAGGAGCGTGGATGGTGGTCGTCAAAGCCGGACGCACCTAACATTGCGCCTGATAATCCGCCATGGGTGAAGAAGCATGCGTTGGAGCGGAGCTACAGTTTGCTCTATGCGGATGCGGGGATCGCGGCGGATTATAAGAA GAAGCGCTACGTCATTCGGCTACGAGTGGAAACGGACCAGTTTTTATTGTCGTGTTTCGAGTTGAGCACATTTGTCACATGGCTCGACAGGTTTTATGCTGCCTTCAACGTGGCTGCACCCATCGATGAGCGCGATTTCCCCAGGGACTACAGCATACCACGGATTCAGAGGATACGGTTCTTGCGCGGACAACGACCGCCACCCCAGGACCATCTTGGCAGGCAACCCGATCATAGAAGACCAGACGAGagcgacgaagacgacagcgaaggggagggagagggcggtgaACCACCAGATCACagaggtggcggcggacgTGGGCCACGGCCGGCTGAATACCCAATAATGGCGAGGTTATCAATATCATCATACGCGAACGAGAACGTCGACCCGGAAACTGGAAAATGGCTGCCAGAACACGGCTGGACCATCGCCCACGACCAGCTCTACGCCCGTCTGTGCTACGCGGTACTATTATTCAAGTCACCACGGAAGAGCAATTACATTGTCTCACGAGGCAAGCGGTGGTGGGTTGACTGGGACAGCGGCAAGATGGTTCGGGTGCTGCCCCCGGCCTACGGCGAAATCGACGTCATGGGCCCATGGCAGGTCATCATGGCCGAGAACAGGAGGATATAA
- a CDS encoding uncharacterized protein (EggNog:ENOG503P363; COG:S) yields MSEPPPPQPNQQPDQQQEDVEMLPTPEAQPQPPSQSQPEQPQSQTDQQHPHSDPTSDPIPSDQLPPSSEPVIPGPRAQRLKQLFQQTTTHTLDKLSPSNFRECFPTIAEKAPGTLDNVHRQMIDRLSTLWNREFERILESRQVIQKLNELEGLIAEAQAGRRRDGGGGGRPVPPHTLGAEVVLKAHLRGYLREQETRLGERLQEVRGENGRLFEEVLAQRREMERLVKGVENMVGDVRGASEVLGGVLAGELEEETRRVDGELARVGGG; encoded by the coding sequence ATGTctgaaccaccaccaccccaacccaaccagcaacccgaccaacaacaagaagacgTCGAGATGCTCCCCACTCCAGAagcacaaccacaaccaccctcccaatcccaaccagAACAACCCCAATCCCAAactgatcaacaacacccccattCGGACCCAACCTCGGACCCAATCCCCTCGGACCAGCTACCCCCCTCATCCGAGCCCGTGATCCCCGGCCCCCGCGCGCAGCGGTTAAAACAACTAttccaacaaacaacaacccacaCCCTCGACAAACTTTCCCCGTCCAACTTCCGGGAATGTTTCCCAACCATTGCAGAAAAAGCGCCAGGGACGCTAGATAATGTCCACAGGCAGATGATCGACCGGCTGTCCACCCTCTGGAACAGGGAGTTTGAGCGGATCCTCGAGTCGAGACAGGTGATTCAGAAACTGAATGAGCTAGAGGGGTTGATAGCTGAGGCtcaggcggggaggaggcgggatggtggtggggggggaaggcCGGTGCCGCCTCATACGCTTGGTGCTGAGGTTGTGCTTAAGGCTCACCTAAGGGGTTATCTGAGGGAGCAGGAAACaaggttgggggagaggttacaggaggtgaggggggagaatgGAAGACTatttgaggaggtgttggctcagaggagggagatggagcggTTGGTCAAGGGGGTGGAAAATATGGTGGGGGATGTGAGGGGGGCGAgtgaggttttggggggggtgctggctggtgagttggaggaggagacgaggagggtggatggggagttggCAAGGGTTGGGGGCGGTTGA